The following are from one region of the Magallana gigas chromosome 4, xbMagGiga1.1, whole genome shotgun sequence genome:
- the LOC136274615 gene encoding uncharacterized protein: MDPHSTAQDVHRCDLCETAIVHSYCDFCHVNLCKPCVVDHISDGYQKHAIVPFKERRSTLVYPKCKTHPHKNCELQCEDCNNIFVCSSCTASKQHKGHNFVEVTEVYNAKKEVLKKDIKELENQISPTYEKITLELEQTLANLDVGYEKLTTIMSKQGEQWHREIDIIINKMKTEISDIKKQHREILKTHLNQIKQVQSVIKQSLLAIREIEKSAEVSPTIEYSSRISEFSKIPPKVQVSLPTFIPKPVDREKLYSLFGQITPLSTATEENVLLKPNTTVRELLDEPELVTTIQTGHKYLCSVTCLNEGIIWTSGTPNEIKCFNSKSSLLQTIRTKSGYSPFDIAVDSDGFLLYSDWPTRTVYKVKNGETKKLIRLQGWIPSQLCVTSTGDLLVTMFSIDHTQSKVVRYSGSSEKPTIQFDDEGKPLYSGNVNVNYITENRNHDICVADCVAGAVVVVNQNGKLRWRYTGHPPVTMNKAFKPYGITTDSQSRILTSEKNNHCIHLLDQNGQFLRYIHNCDLEDPYGLCVDNNDNLFVCEYNKGNVKKIKYLK; encoded by the coding sequence ATGGATCCCCATTCTACTGCCCAAGATGTGcaccgatgtgacctttgtgagaccgccatagtacacagctactgtgacttttgtcatgttAACCTCTGCAAGCCCTGTGTAGTAGATCACATTTCAGATGGATATCAGAAACATGCAATTGTGCCTTTCAAGGAACGAAGATCAACCCTCGTTTACCCAAAATGTAAAACACATCCACATAAGAATTGCGAATTACAGTGCGAGGATtgtaacaatatctttgtttgttCCTCCTGCACTGCATCCAAACAACACAAAGGACATAACTTTGTAGAAGTTACAGAAGTTTACAATGCAAAAAAAGAAGTTcttaaaaaagacattaaagAGTTAGAAAATCAAATTTCTCCTACTTATGAAAAAATTACTCTGGAATTGGAACAAACGCTTGCCAACCTGGATGTAGGGTATGAGAAACTAACAACAATaatgtccaaacaaggagagcaatggcacagagaaatcgacatcatcataaacaaaatgaaaactgaaatcagcGATATAAAAAAGCAACACAGAGAAATTTTAAAGACACATTTGAATCAAATCAAACAGGTACAGTCTGTCATAAAACAATCATTATTGGCCATACGAGAAATTGAAAAATCCGCAGAGGTATCTCCTACCATTGAATACAGTTCAAGGATTAGTGAGTTTAGCAAGATTCCACCCAAGGTTCAGGTATCCCTGCcaacattcattccaaaaccaGTAGACCGTGAGAAACTGTATAGTTTGTTTGGACAGATCACCCCATTATCTACTGCAACAGAAGAAAATGTCTTGTTAAAACCAAACACTACAGTCAGAGAACTACTGGATGAGCCTGAGCTTGTTACCACAATACAGACTGGGCATAAATATCTTTGCAGTGTTACCTGTCTGAATGAAGGCATAATATGGACGAGTGGAACGCCTAATGAAATCAAATGCTTCAACAGTAAAAGTTCACTCCTCCAAACAATCCGGACAAAATCAGGTTATTCTCCTTTTGATATAGCTGTAGACAGTGATGGGTTTTTACTGTACTCTGATTGGCCAACAAGAACAGTATATAAGGTAAAGAATGGAGAGACAAAAAAGTTAATCAGATTACAGGGATGGATACCTAGTCAGctgtgtgtcacctctactggtgatctcctggttaccaTGTTCAGTATTGATCACACTCAATCTAAGGTTGTCCGTTACTCGGGATCTTCAGAGAAACCAACCattcaatttgatgatgaaGGTAAACCTCTGTATTCAGGGAATGTTAATGTTAATTACATCAcagagaacagaaaccatgacatctgtgtagctgactgtGTAgctggtgcagtagtggtggttaatcagaacgggaaactcagatggagatacacAGGTCATCCCCCAGTTACCATGAACAAAGCATTTAAACCCTAtggtatcacaacagacagtcagagtcgtatcctaacatcagaaaaaaacaaccattgtatccaccttctggatcagaatggacagtttctccgttacattCATAACTGTGATCTGGAAGATCCAtatggtttatgtgtggacaataatgacaatctgtTCGTGTGTGAGTACAACAaaggcaatgtaaagaaaatcaaatatctaAAATAG
- the LOC117682164 gene encoding uncharacterized protein: MDPRSTAQDVHRCDLCETAIVHSYCDFCHVNLCKPCIGDHISDGYQKHAIVPFQERRSTIIYPKCETHPHKNCELQCEDCNNILVCSSCTASKHHKGHNFVEVTEVYNAKKEVIKKDIKELENHISPSYEKITLELEQTLANLDVGYEKLTAIMSKQGGEWHKEIDIVINKMKTEISEIKVQHKEILQKNLNEIKQIQSVIKQSLLAIREIEKSTEVSPTIEYSSKIREFSKLPSKVQVPMPTFIPKPIDREKLYSLFGQFTPLSTATEENVSSLNQPKTSVRELQDEPELVTTIQTGYEKIFHVTCVNEDRIWTSGQTNDIKCLNIKGSLLQTIHTKSRGWPIDIAVDSDGDLLYSEWETKTVNKVKNRQTEELIRLQGWRPHQLCVTSTGDLLVSMSSDNWTQSKVVHYLGSTEKQTIQFDDKGKPLYSGNFYTKYITENRNYDICVADSGASTVVVVNQDGKLRWIYTGHHSVTKNEPFKLRGITTDSQSHILTADYNNYCVNILDQNGQFLRYIDNCDLKYPYGLCVDNNDNLFVGEYNTGNVKKIKYLK, encoded by the coding sequence ATGGATCCTCGTTCTACTGCCCAAGATGTGCACCGATGTGACCTCtgtgagaccgccatagtacacagctactgtgacttttgtcatgtcaacctctgcAAGCCCTGCATTGGAGATCACATCTCAGATGGATATCAGAAACATGCAATTGTGCCTTTCCAGGAGAGAAGATCAACCATCATTTATCCGAAATGTGAAACACATCCGCATAAAAATTGCGAACTTCAGTGCGAGGATTGCAACAATATATTGGTTTGTTCCTCCTGCACTGCATCTAAACACCACAAAGGACATAACTTTGTAGAAGTTACGGAAGTTTACAATGCAAAAAAAGAAGTTATCAAAAAAGACATTAAAGAGTTAGAAAATCATATTTCTCCTTCTTATGAAAAAATTACTCTGGAATTGGAACAAACGCTTGCCAACCTGGATGTaggatatgagaaacttacaGCAATAATGTCCAAACAAGGAGGGGAATGGCACAAAGAAATCGACATCgttatcaacaaaatgaaaactgaaatcagcGAGATAAAAGTGCAACACAAAgaaattttacagaaaaatttgaatgaaatcaagcAGATACAGTCTGTCATAAAACAATCATTATTGGCCATACGAGAAATTGAGAAATCCACAGAAGTATCTCCTACCATTGAATACAGCTCAAAGATCAGAGAGTTCAGCAAGCTTCCATCCAAAGTTCAGGTACCAATGCcaacattcattccaaaaccaATAGACCGTGAGAAGTTGTATAGTTTGTTTGGACAGTTCACCCCATTATCTACTGCTACAGAAGAAAATGTTTCTTCACTGAACCAACCCAAAACTTCAGTTAGAGAACTACAAGATGAACCGGAGCTTGTTACCACAATACAGACTGggtatgaaaaaatattccatGTTACCTGTGTTAATGAAGATAGGATATGGACGAGTGGACAGACCAATGATATCAAATGCCTCAATATCAAAGGTTCACTCCTCCAGACAATCCACACAAAATCAAGGGGATGGCCCATAGATATAGCTGTAGACAGTGATGGGGATCTACTGTACTCTGAATGGGAAACAAAAACAGTGAATAAAGTAAAGAATAGGCAGACAGAAGAGTTGATTAGATTACAGGGATGGAGGCCTCATCAGCTGTGTGTCACCTCTACAGGTGATCTCCTGGTTTCCATGTCCAGTGATAATTGGactcaatccaaagttgtccaTTACTTgggatctacagagaaacaaacaattcaatttgatgataaaggtaaacctctgtactcagggaatttttatacaaaatacattACAGAGAACAGAAACtatgacatctgtgtagctgacagTGGGGCCAGTAcagtagtggtggttaatcaggacgggaaactcagatggatATACACCGGTCATCACTCAGTTACAAAGAACGAACCATTTAAACTCCgtggcatcacaacagacagtcagagcCATATCCTGACAGCTGATTATAACAACTATTGTGTCAACATTCTGGATCAaaatggacagtttctccgttacattgataactgtgatctgaAGTATCCTtatggtttatgtgtggacaataatgacaatctgtttgtgGGTGAGTACAACACaggcaatgtaaagaaaatcaagtaTTTAAAGTAG
- the LOC105335744 gene encoding E3 ubiquitin-protein ligase TRIM71-like — protein sequence MDLRSTAQDVHRCDLCETAIVHSYCDICHFNLCKPCIGDHISDGYLKHAIVPFKERRSTIIYPKCETHPHKNCKFQCDDCNNIFVCSSCTASKQHKGHSFVEVTEVYKTKKEVLKKDIKELENHISPTYENIALELEQTLANLDGGYEKLTITMSKQGEEWHREIDIIINKMKTEIGEIKVQHREILQKHLNQITQIQSVIKQSLLAIREIEKSIEVSSTIEYSSRISEFSKIPPKVQVSLPTFIPKPIDHEKLYSLFGQITPLSTATEDNILFLNQPNTTVRELLDEPEFFRTIQIGHEYLCSVTCLNEDKIWTSGTPNEIKCFNSKGSLLQTIQIKSGSCPYDIAVDSDGYLLYSDWSTRSVYKVKNEQTKKLIRLQGWGPSQLCVTSTGDLLVTMFSDDYIQSKVVHYSGSSEKLTIQFDDEGKPLYSGNGYVKYITENRNHDICVADSWAGAVVVVNQDGKLRWRYTGHPSTTKNKPFSPWGITTDSQSHILTSDSGNHCIHILDQNGQFLRYIDNCDLEDPRDLCVDNNDNLFVCENNKGNVKKIKYLK from the coding sequence ATGGATCTCCGTTCTACTGCCCAAGATGTGcaccgatgtgacctttgtgagaccgccatagtacacagctactgtgacatttgtcattTCAACCTCTGCAAGCCCTGCATTGGAGATCACATCTCAGATGGATATCTGAAACATGCAATTGTGCCTTTCAAGGAGCGAAGATCAACCATCATTTATCCGAAATGTGAAACACATCCacataaaaattgcaaatttcaATGCGATGATTGCAACAATATATTTGTTTGTTCTTCTTGCACTGCATCTAAACAGCACAAAGGACATAGCTTTGTAGAAGTAACAGAAGTTTACAAGACAAAGAAAGAAGTTCTTAAAAAAGACATCAAAGAGTTAGAAAATCATATCTCTCCTACTTATGAAAACATTGCTCTGGAATTGGAACAAACGCTTGCCAACCTTgatggaggatatgagaaacttacaataacaatgtccaaacaaggagaggaatggcacagagaaatcgacatcatcatcaacaaaatgaaaactgaaatcgGCGAAATAAAAGTGCAACATAGAGaaattttacagaaacatttgAATCAAATCACACAGATACAGTCTGTCATAAAACAATCATTATTGGCCATACGAGAAATTGAGAAATCCATTGAGGTATCTTCTACCATTGAATACAGTTCTAGGATTAGTGAGTTTAGCAAGATTCCACCCAAGGTTCAGGTATCACTGCcaacattcattccaaaaccaATAGACCATGAGAAGCTGTATAGTTTGTTTGGACAGATCACCCCATTATCTACAGCCACAGAAGACAATATCTTGTTCCTAAACCAACCAAACACTACAGTCAGAGAACTACTGGATGAACCGGAGTTTTTTCGCACAATACAGATCGGGCATGAATATCTTTGCAGTGTTACCTGTCTGAATGAAGACAAAATATGGACGAGTGGAACGCCTAATGAAATCAAATGCTTCAACAGTAAAGGTTCACTCCTCCAAACAATCCAGATAAAATCAGGTAGTTGTCCTTATGATATAGCTGTAGACAGTGATGGGTATCTACTGTACTCTGACTGGTCAACAAGGTCAGTGTATAAAGTAAAGAATGAACAGACAAAAAAGTTAATCAGATTACAGGGATGGGGGCCTAGTCAGctgtgtgtcacctctactggtgatctcctggttaccaTGTTCAGTGATGATTACATTCAATCTAAGGTTGTCCATTATTCAGGATCTTCAGAGAAACTAACCATTCAATTTGACGATGAAGGTAAACCTCTGTATTCAGGGAATGGTTATGTTAAATACATCAcagagaacagaaaccatgacatctgtgtagctgacagTTGGgctggtgcagtagtggtggttaatcaggacggaaaactcagatggagatacaccGGTCATCCCTCAACTACCAAGAACAAACCATTTAGTCCCTGgggtatcacaacagacagtcagagtcaTATCCTGACATCAGACAGTGGCaaccattgtatccacattctggatcagaatggacagtttctccgttacattgataactgtgatctggAGGATCCTCGTGatttatgtgtggacaataatgacaatctgtttgtgtgTGAGAACAACAaaggcaatgtaaagaaaatcaaatatttaaaataa